Proteins found in one Drosophila busckii strain San Diego stock center, stock number 13000-0081.31 chromosome 2R, ASM1175060v1, whole genome shotgun sequence genomic segment:
- the LOC108595500 gene encoding uncharacterized protein LOC108595500, with protein MWEQLESYRNHFIQKDFKTLIKPSTINQQQQQEWKTFYEKRDYCKPCNQRCPGSSTYFDDRAQLAYGWFALPKLMKEMNSDVSLTHWRAIVSLSEFLLNPLNVQRAILEMDIVRKVKNAFMRMRLKHRKEQYNEVETYLRIFNIISRNLDGAEHIANRKCLMVEFYKILQKQEPLKEHMAAEILRNLTGKPKVLGIILADDENFASVAKIFKQDPCQRLYSTHLWHHLCDILEVAPEQGIELGLFELLHSRIFNRLPKFWDMTAKAFALLLRCEEGQRRFDEVDAIKMIYDIFEESYIKPTRKLPLQQVENYEYVLLMLLNGLHSKKALWRSREFTMLTCHVARLCVGRMKTPLNPRLQLYCLKALRELAVMPCTKRYMIDNWLTEIQEQETLDADTECARDGLVDWLRRDIADSS; from the exons ATGTGGGAGCAATTGGAGAGCTACCGCAATCACTTTATACAAAAAGATTTTAAAACGCTTATAAAACCGTCCACCatcaaccaacaacaacagcaag AATGGAAAACTTTTTATGAGAAGCGTGACTATTGCAAGCCATGCAATCAACGCTGTCCTGGCAGCTCCACTTACTTTGATGATCGCGCACAGTTGGCTTACGGTTGGTTTGCCTTGCCCAAGCTGATGAAGGAAATGAATAGCGATGTTAGTCTTACGCATTGGCGTGCTATTGTTTCGTTGTctgaatttttgttaaatCCGTTAAATGTACAGAGAGCTATACTAGAGATGGATATAGTTAGAAA AGTGAAGAATGCGTTTATGCGCATGCGCTTGAAGCATCGTAAGGAACAGTATAATGAAGTGGAGACTTATCTAAGGATCTTTA ACATTATTTCACGCAATTTGGATGGTGCTGAGCACATTGCTAATCGCAAATGTTTAATGGTtgagttttataaaattcttcAGAAACAGGAGCCCTTAAAGGAGCATATGGCTGCGGAGATTTTGCGCAATTTAACAGGCAAGCCAAAGG TGCTGGGCATTATTTTGGCTGATGACGAGAACTTTGCATCTGTGGCCAAGATCTTCAAGCAGGATCCCTGCCAGCGTTTGTATTCTACGCATTTGTGGCATCATCTCTGCGATATATTGGAGGTAGCACCCGAGCAGGGCATAGAGCTGGGTCTCTTTGAGTTGCTACACTCGCGCATATTTAATCGCTTGCCAAAGTTTTGGGATATGACAGCCAAAGCTTTTGCGCTGTTACTGCGCTGCGAGGAGGGTCAGCGCCGCTTTGACGAAGTGGACGCCATCAAGATGATCTACGATATATTTGAGGAATCCTACATTAAGCCAACGAGAAAACTGCCACTGCAGCAGGTGGAGAACTATGAGTATGTGCTACTTATGCTTCTCAATGGATTGCACAGCAAGAAGGCGCTCTGGCGCAGTCGTGAGTTCACTATGCTAACCTGCCATGTGGCTCGCTTATGCGTGGGACGCATGAAGACGCCGTTAAATCCACGTCTGCAACTCTATTGCCTCAAGGCGTTGAGAGAGCTAGCCGTAATGCCCTGCACCAAGCGTTATATGATTGACAATTGGCTGACGGAGATACAGGAGCAGGAGACACTCGATGCGGATACGGAATGTGCGCGAGATGGACTTGTCGACTGGTTGCGTCGTGATATAGCCGACAGCagttaa
- the LOC108596891 gene encoding ERI1 exoribonuclease 2 isoform X2, with translation MLQLLDQWETLAMHLQLGLIDTLYVDGARPDAANELDVAHNEAELNISEANNTAAVNAKPKKTRKSKHLAMQPFTHVIAVDFEATCWEKQAPPQWREAEIIEFPAVLVNLKTGKIEAEFHKYIMPIESPRLSSYCTELTGIEQKTVDAGVPLQTALMIFHEWLRKELRARNLTLPKTSKSNILGNCAFVTWTDWDFGICLHKECSRKRMRKAPYFNQWIDVRAIYREWYKYRPCNFSDALSHVGLAFEGRAHSGIDDAKNLGALTCKMVRDGALFSITKDLTPYQQLNPNCVL, from the exons ATGCTGCAACTATTAGATCAATGGGAGACATTGGCCATGCATTT ACAATTGGGCTTGATTGACACATTATATGTGGACGGCGCCAGACCCGACGCTGCCAACGAGTTAGATGTAGCGCACAACGAAGCTGAGCTCAATATTAGCGAGGCCAACAATACAGCCGCCGTTAACGCAAAGCCCAAGAAAACGCGCAAGTCCAAGCATCTGGCCATGCAGCCTTTTACCCATGTGATTGCGGTGGATTTTGAGGCGACCTGTTGGGAGAAACAGGCGCCGCCCCAATGGCGTGAAGCTGAGATTATTG AATTTCCCGCTGTTTTGGTAAATTTGAAAACAGGCAAAATCGAAGCTGAATTTCACAAGTACATAATGCCCATTGAATCGCCGCGCTTGAGCAGCTACTGCACCGAGCTAACAGGCATTGAACAGAAGACTGTGGACGCGGGCGTGCCGCTGCAGACAGCCTTAATGATATTCCATGAGTGGCTGCGCAAGGAGCTGCGTGCACGCAACTTAACGCTGCCCAAGACCAGCAAGTCGAATATACTTGGCAACTGTGCTTTTGTCACCTGGACGGACTGGGACTTTGGCATTTGCCTGCACAAGGAGTGCTCCAGGAAGCGCATGCGCAAGGCGCCCTACTTCAATCAATGGATCGACGTGCGCGCCATTTATCGCGAGTGGTACAAGTATCGGCCCTGCAACTTTAGCGATGCACTCTCGCACGTGGGCTTGGCATTTGAAGGACGTGCGCATTCGGGCATCGATGATGCCAAGAATCTGGGCGCGCTTACCTGCAAAATGGTACGGGATGGTGCGCTCTTTTCCATCACCAAAGATTTGACGCCATATCAACAGCTGAATCCCAATTGTGTGTTGTGA
- the LOC108596891 gene encoding ERI1 exoribonuclease 2 isoform X3, producing the protein MALIRLARQLGLIDTLYVDGARPDAANELDVAHNEAELNISEANNTAAVNAKPKKTRKSKHLAMQPFTHVIAVDFEATCWEKQAPPQWREAEIIEFPAVLVNLKTGKIEAEFHKYIMPIESPRLSSYCTELTGIEQKTVDAGVPLQTALMIFHEWLRKELRARNLTLPKTSKSNILGNCAFVTWTDWDFGICLHKECSRKRMRKAPYFNQWIDVRAIYREWYKYRPCNFSDALSHVGLAFEGRAHSGIDDAKNLGALTCKMVRDGALFSITKDLTPYQQLNPNCVL; encoded by the exons atgGCTTTGATAAGACTGGCAAG ACAATTGGGCTTGATTGACACATTATATGTGGACGGCGCCAGACCCGACGCTGCCAACGAGTTAGATGTAGCGCACAACGAAGCTGAGCTCAATATTAGCGAGGCCAACAATACAGCCGCCGTTAACGCAAAGCCCAAGAAAACGCGCAAGTCCAAGCATCTGGCCATGCAGCCTTTTACCCATGTGATTGCGGTGGATTTTGAGGCGACCTGTTGGGAGAAACAGGCGCCGCCCCAATGGCGTGAAGCTGAGATTATTG AATTTCCCGCTGTTTTGGTAAATTTGAAAACAGGCAAAATCGAAGCTGAATTTCACAAGTACATAATGCCCATTGAATCGCCGCGCTTGAGCAGCTACTGCACCGAGCTAACAGGCATTGAACAGAAGACTGTGGACGCGGGCGTGCCGCTGCAGACAGCCTTAATGATATTCCATGAGTGGCTGCGCAAGGAGCTGCGTGCACGCAACTTAACGCTGCCCAAGACCAGCAAGTCGAATATACTTGGCAACTGTGCTTTTGTCACCTGGACGGACTGGGACTTTGGCATTTGCCTGCACAAGGAGTGCTCCAGGAAGCGCATGCGCAAGGCGCCCTACTTCAATCAATGGATCGACGTGCGCGCCATTTATCGCGAGTGGTACAAGTATCGGCCCTGCAACTTTAGCGATGCACTCTCGCACGTGGGCTTGGCATTTGAAGGACGTGCGCATTCGGGCATCGATGATGCCAAGAATCTGGGCGCGCTTACCTGCAAAATGGTACGGGATGGTGCGCTCTTTTCCATCACCAAAGATTTGACGCCATATCAACAGCTGAATCCCAATTGTGTGTTGTGA
- the LOC108596891 gene encoding ERI1 exoribonuclease 2 isoform X1 translates to MSSKLLLKNMPCSMDEFAQLIQELNLIVPRSLNAFGRRRALIEYIDAAQAETALEELLALTDILDKPLRVSLFGSKDAPRKTANKATQVTATATENALPELTKQLGLIDTLYVDGARPDAANELDVAHNEAELNISEANNTAAVNAKPKKTRKSKHLAMQPFTHVIAVDFEATCWEKQAPPQWREAEIIEFPAVLVNLKTGKIEAEFHKYIMPIESPRLSSYCTELTGIEQKTVDAGVPLQTALMIFHEWLRKELRARNLTLPKTSKSNILGNCAFVTWTDWDFGICLHKECSRKRMRKAPYFNQWIDVRAIYREWYKYRPCNFSDALSHVGLAFEGRAHSGIDDAKNLGALTCKMVRDGALFSITKDLTPYQQLNPNCVL, encoded by the exons atgtccAGCAAGTTGTTGCTTAAGAACATGCCTTGCAGCATGGACGAATTCGCGCAATTAATACAAGAGCTAAATCTAATTGTGCCGCGCTCCTTGAATGCATTTGGCCGCCGACGCGCGCTCATTGAATATATCGATGCGGCACAGGCAGAAACTGCCTTGGAAGAATTGTTGGCGCTCACTGACATATTGGATAAGCCACTGCGCGTAAGCCTCTTTGGCTCCAAAGATGCTCCCAGAAAAACGGCTAACAAAGCCACACAGGTTACGGCGACAGCAACGGAGAACGCGCTACCGGAGCTTACAAA ACAATTGGGCTTGATTGACACATTATATGTGGACGGCGCCAGACCCGACGCTGCCAACGAGTTAGATGTAGCGCACAACGAAGCTGAGCTCAATATTAGCGAGGCCAACAATACAGCCGCCGTTAACGCAAAGCCCAAGAAAACGCGCAAGTCCAAGCATCTGGCCATGCAGCCTTTTACCCATGTGATTGCGGTGGATTTTGAGGCGACCTGTTGGGAGAAACAGGCGCCGCCCCAATGGCGTGAAGCTGAGATTATTG AATTTCCCGCTGTTTTGGTAAATTTGAAAACAGGCAAAATCGAAGCTGAATTTCACAAGTACATAATGCCCATTGAATCGCCGCGCTTGAGCAGCTACTGCACCGAGCTAACAGGCATTGAACAGAAGACTGTGGACGCGGGCGTGCCGCTGCAGACAGCCTTAATGATATTCCATGAGTGGCTGCGCAAGGAGCTGCGTGCACGCAACTTAACGCTGCCCAAGACCAGCAAGTCGAATATACTTGGCAACTGTGCTTTTGTCACCTGGACGGACTGGGACTTTGGCATTTGCCTGCACAAGGAGTGCTCCAGGAAGCGCATGCGCAAGGCGCCCTACTTCAATCAATGGATCGACGTGCGCGCCATTTATCGCGAGTGGTACAAGTATCGGCCCTGCAACTTTAGCGATGCACTCTCGCACGTGGGCTTGGCATTTGAAGGACGTGCGCATTCGGGCATCGATGATGCCAAGAATCTGGGCGCGCTTACCTGCAAAATGGTACGGGATGGTGCGCTCTTTTCCATCACCAAAGATTTGACGCCATATCAACAGCTGAATCCCAATTGTGTGTTGTGA